A part of Botrytis cinerea B05.10 chromosome 2, complete sequence genomic DNA contains:
- the Bcap2 gene encoding Bcap2: MKGAFLAAASLLGSVSAGVHKMPLKKVSLSEQLATANMQEHAKHLGQKYMGVRPESHASEMFKETSVHDAGDHTVPVSNFLNAQYFSEITIGTPPQSFKVVLDTGSSNLWVPSSQCGSIACYLHTKYDSSSSSTYKQNGTSFEIRYGSGSLSGFTSKDVMTIGDLKIKDQVFAEATEEPGLAFAFGRFDGILGLGYDTISVNSIVPPFYSMVDQGLLDEPVFAFYLGSNDESDPSEAIFGGVNKDHYDGKITEIPLRRKAYWEVDLDSIAFGDSEAELENTGVILDTGTSLIALPADLAGLLNAEIGAKKGWNGQYTVDCAKRDSLPELTFTLSGHKFPIGPYDYILEVQGSCISAIMGMDFPEPVGPLAILGDAFLRRYYSIYDLGKNTVGLAKAKA; encoded by the exons ATGAAGGGTGCATTTCTCGCCGCAGCATCGCTGCTCGGCAGTGTGAGCGCCGGCGTGCACAAGATGCCTCTCAAGAAGGTGTCTTTGAGTGAGCAACTTGCTACTGCCAACATGCAAGAGCATGCCAAACACTTGGGTCAAAAGTATATGGGTGTTCGACCTGAATCTCATGCCAGTGAGATGTTCAAGGAGACTTCCGTTCACGACGCAGGCGACCACACTGTCCCAGTTTCCAACTTCCTCAATGCTCAAT ACTTCTCCGAAATTACCATCGGTACACCACCACAATCTTTCAAGGTCGTCCTTGATACCGGAAGTTCCAACCTATGGGTTCCATCTTCCCAGTGCGGTTCGATCGCGTGCTACCTTCACACAAAGTACGactcatcttcgtcatctaCCTACAAGCAGAATGGAACTTCATTCGAGATCCGATACGGCTCGGGAAGCTTGAGTGGTTTCACCTCCAAGGACGTTATGACCATTGGTGATCTCAAGATTAAGGACCAAGTCTTCGCCGAAGCTACCGAAGAGCCAGGTCTTGCATTTGCCTTCGGTAGATTTGACGGTATCTTGGGTCTTGGTTATGATACCATCTCCGTGAACAGTATCGTCCCACCTTTCTACAGCATGGTCGACCAAGGTCTTTTGGACGAGCCAGTTTTTGCCTTCTACTTGGGTTCCAATGATGAGTCTGACCCATCCGAGGCTATCTTCGGTGGTGTCAACAAGGACCACTACGACGGCAAAATCACCGAGATCCCGTTGAGACGTAAGGCTTACTGGGAAGTTGACCTTGATTCGATCGCCTTTGGTGATTCTGAGGCCGAGCTTGAGAACACTGGCGTCATACTTGATACCGGAACTTCTCTCATTGCTCTCCCAGCCGATCTTGCTGGGCTTCTCAACGCGGAAATCGGTGCTAAGAAGGGCTGGAACGGACAGTACACTGTCGATTGTGCCAAGCGCGACTCTCTTCCAGAGCTTACATTCACCCTCAGCGGTCACAAATTCCCTATTGGCCCTTACGACTACATTCTTGAAGTTCAAGGCTCCTGCATCTCCGCCATCATG GGTATGGACTTCCCAGAGCCAGTTGGACCTCTTGCTATCTTGGGTGATGCTTTCCTCCGAAGATATTACTCCATCTATGACCTCGGTAAGAACACTGTTGGTCTTGCTAAGGCTAAGGCATAA
- the Bcshm2 gene encoding Bcshm2, whose protein sequence is MSSTYALPKSHQEMLEKSLVETDPEIAEIMKLEIQRQRESIILIASENVTSRAVFDALGSPMSNKYSEGYPGARYYGGNQHIDSIELTCQARALKAFNLDSEKWGVNVQCLSGSPANLQVYQAIMRPHDRLMGLDLPHGGHLSHGYQTPQRKISAVSTYFETFPYRVNLETGIIDYDQLEANALMYRPKVLVAGTSAYCRLIDYARMRKIADLVGAYLVVDMAHISGLIAAGVIPSPFEHADIVTTTTHKSLRGPRGAMIFFRKGVRKTDAKTGKETLYDLEGPINFSVFPGHQGGPHNHTITALAVALKQATTDDFKKYQQQVVDNAKALENEFKQLGYKLVADGTDSHMVLLDLRAQALDGARVEAVLEQINIACNKNSIPGDKSALTPCGIRIGTPAMTSRGFGTEDFKRVASYIDQSIKICKEVQAALPKSDNKLKDFKAKVAGGEVEKINELRKEIAEWASSFPLPVEGWRE, encoded by the exons ATGTCTTCTACATACGCCCTCCCAAAGTCTCACCAAGAG ATGTTGGAAAAGTCTTTGGTTGAGACTGATCCTGAGATCGCTGAGATCATG AAACTCGAGATCCAACGTCAGCGTGAATCGATTATTCTTATTGCCTCCGAGAATGTTACCTCCCGTGCCGTTTTCGATGCTTTGGGATCACCCATGTCAAACAAATACTCTGAGGGATACCCAGGTGCCAGATACTATGGTGGAAACCAGCACATTGACTCTATTGAGTTGACCTGCCAAGCTCGTGCTCTCAAGGCATTCAACTTGGATTCCGAGAAATGGGGTGTCAATGTTCAATGCTTGTCTGGTTCCCCAGCAAACCTCCAAGTTTACCAAGCTATCATGAGACCTCATGACAGACTCATGGGTCTTGATCTCCCACACGGTGGCCATTTGTCCCACGGTTACCAAACCCCCCAGAGAAA AATCTCTGCCGTATCAACATACTTTGAGACCTTCCCATACCGTGTCAACTTGGAGACTGGTATCATTGACTATGATCAACTCGAGGCCAACGCTTTGATGTACAGACCAAAGGTTCTCGTTGCTGGAACATCTGCTTACTGCCGTCTTATCGATTACGCCCGTATGCGCAAGATCGCTGATCTCGTTGGTGCTTACCTCGTTGTTGATATGGCTCACATCTCTGGTTTGATCGCCGCTGGTGTCATCCCAAGTCCTTTCGAGCATGCTGATATCGTTACCACCACAACCCACAAGTCTCTCCGTGGTCCTCGTGGTGCCATGATCTTCTTCCGCAAGGGTGTCCGCAAGACTGATGCCAAGACTGGAAAGGAGACCCTCTACGACCTTGAAGGCCCAATCAACTTCTCCGTCTTCCCAGGTCACCAAGGTGGACCACACAACCACACCATCACAGCTCTTGCTGTTGCCCTTAAGCAAGCCACAACTGATGACTTCAAGAAATACCAACAGCAAGTTGTTGACAATGCTAAAGCTCTCGAGAATGAGTTCAAGCAATTGGGCTACAAGCTTGTAGCTGACGGTACTGACTCACACATGGTTCTCCTCGATCTCAGAGCACAAGCACTTGACGGTGCCCGTGTTGAGGCTGTCTTGGAGCAAATCAACATTGCTTGCAACAAGAACTCTATCCCAGGTGACAAGTCTGCTTTGACCCCTTGCGGTATCCGTATTGGTACCCCAGCTATGACCAGTCGTGGATTCGGTACTGAGGACTTCAAGAGAGTTGCATCATACATTGATCAAAGCATCAAGATCTGCAAGGAAGTTCAAGCTGCTCTGCCAAAGAGTGACAACAAGCTCAAGGACTTCAAGGCTAAGGTCGCCGGTGGTGAAGTTGAGAAGATCAATGAATTAAGAAAGGAGATTGCTGAGTGGGCCAGCAGCTTCCCTCTCCCAGTTGAGGGCTGGAGAGAGTAA
- the Bcpac10 gene encoding Bcpac10 → MEVNQQKRVAGLKINMPDIQKTLDTVRFLKTRKEGADPIQATFELNDTLYAKANIPATEEVYLWLGANVMLAYPIDEAEELLSNRLAAAKQSFANCEEDLDFLREQITTMEVATARVYNWDVTMKRKEKNESEAAEEKDGKAGSSNG, encoded by the exons ATGGAGGTAAACCAACAAAAGAGAGTCGCGGGGttgaaaatcaatatgcCGGATATTCAGAAGACGCTGGATACTGTGAGGTTTCTGAAGACGAGAAAG GAGGGTGCAGATCCTATACAGGCTACGTTTGAGTTGAATGACACTTTATATGCCAAAGCCAACATTCCAGCTACGGAGGAGGTTTATTTATGGTTAGGG GCAAACGTTATGTTAGCGTACCCAATTGATGAGGCAGAGGAATTACTTTCGAACAGACTCGCGGCTGCGAAACAAAGCTTCGCGAATTGTGAGGAGGATCTGGATTTCTTGAGAGAACAGATTACG ACTATGGAGGTTGCTACAGCTAGGGTATACAATTGGGATGTTAcgatgaagagaaaagagaagaatgaatcGGAGGCTGCGGAGGAAAAGGATGGGAAGGCAGGTAGTTCTAATGGTTGA